The following proteins come from a genomic window of Vigna radiata var. radiata cultivar VC1973A unplaced genomic scaffold, Vradiata_ver6 scaffold_161, whole genome shotgun sequence:
- the LOC106779821 gene encoding mitogen-activated protein kinase 7: MATLVEPPNRIKPKGKHYYTIWQTLFEIDTKYVPIKPIGRGAYGVVCSSINRETNERVAIKKIGNIFENSIDALRTLRELKLLRHIRHENVIALKDVMMPIHRTSFKDVYLVYELMDTDLHQIIKSSQPLSNDHCKYFLFQLLRGLKYLHSANILHRDLKPGNLLINANCDLKICDFGLARTNGVDGQFMTEYVVTRWYRAPELLLCCDNYGTSIDVWSVGCIFAEILGRKPIFPGTECLNQLKLIISVLGSQHESHIEFIDNAKARRFIKSLPYTRGRHFSQLYPQADPLAIDLLQKMLVFDPTKRITVLEALQHPYMSGLYDPRCNPPAQVPINLDIDEHWGEQMIREMMWNEMLHYHPEAASANA; the protein is encoded by the exons ATGGCAACTCTAGTTGAACCACCAAACAGAATTAAGCCAAAGGGAAAGCATTATTATACAATATGGCAAACGTTGTTTGAGATTGATACGAAGTACGTTCCAATCAAGCCTATTGGCCGCGGAGCATATGGCGTGGTGTGCTCTTCCATCAATCGGGAGACCAATGAGAGAGTTGCAATTAAGAAGATTGGTAATATATTTGAGAATTCTATTGATGCTTTGAGAACTTTAAGGGAACTGAAGCTGCTTAGACACATTCGGCACGAGAATGTCATTGCTTTGAAAGATGTCATGATGCCAATCCACAGGACAAGTTTTAAGGATGTCTACTTGGTCTACGAACTCATGGATACCGATCTTCACCAAATTATTAAGTCCTCGCAGCCACTTTCCAATGATCATTGCaaatatttcttgtttcag CTCCTTCGAGGTCTTAAATACCTTCATTCAGCAAATATTCTTCACCGGGATTTGAAGCCTGGGAATCTGCTCATAAATGCCAATTGTGATTTGAAGATATGTGACTTTGGGCTTGCTCGAACTAATGGAGTTGATGGCCAGTTTATGACAGAATATGTTGTCACTCGTTGGTATCGTGCACCGGAGCTCTTGCTATGCTGTGACAACTACGGGACCTCCATTGATGTCTGGTCAGTAGGGTGCATCTTTGCTGAGATTCTTGGTAGAAAGCCAATTTTCCCTGGCACTGAGTGTCTCAACCAGCTGAAACTAATTATAAGTGTTCTTGGAAGCCAGCATGAATCTCATATTGAGTTTATTGATAATGCAAAAGCCAGGAGGTTTATCAAATCACTACCCTATACTAGGGGGAGACACTTCTCTCAGCTGTATCCACAAGCAGATCCATTAGCCATAGATTTGTTGCAAAAGATGCTTGTATTTGATCCAACCAAGAGAATTACTGTCTTAGAAGCTCTCCAACATCCATATATGTCTGGCCTGTATGATCCAAGGTGTAACCCTCCTGCACAGGTTCCCATCAATCTTGACATAGATGAACATTGGGGAGAACAGATGATTAGGGAAATGATGTGGAATGAGATGCTACATTATCACCCTGAAGCTGCTTCTGCCAATGCATAG